The DNA segment CTCTTCTTGCAGTGATACGGCCAAATCTCCCTCCAAAACCTCACACGCTTCTCATCCCGAAAGTAACAGTGAAAAATCTTGAACAGGTGGGTAAAATATTCGGCCCAGCGCAAGCTGCAGTAGCAAAGGCGGTGGCGGACTCTGTTGAGGATGGGGTAGTTCCAAAAGACAAAGTAGAAGACTGGGTAATCGTATGTAGTGTTTTCGTTCATCCTAACGCTAAGGATTACAGAAAAATATATCACTATAATTATGGTGCTACCAAACTGGCTCTGAAAAGAGCGTTGACTAAATATCCGTCACTCGACAAAATCATGTATGACAAAGACAGGGCGAAGCATCCTATAATGGGCTTTAAAGTGCCCCGGCTGTGGCGACCACCATACCTGCAAATCGCATTAGACATTCCAAGCCTTGGACGAGCAAAAAACATAATACAGGAGCTTCCGGAAAGCGACAGATTAATCCTTGAAGTAGGCACACCTCTCTTGAAGAAATATGGGGTCAAGGCAATTCAGGACTTAAGAGAGGTTGCCAGAGACGTGTTCATCATCGCAGACTTGAAAACCCTGGATGTTGGCAAAGTAGAAGTGGACTTGGCGTTCGAGGAGACCGCTGACGCCGTTGTGGTAGCAGGAGTAGCGGCAAAGGAAACTTTAGACGGTTTTATTTACGAAGCGAAAAAACTGGGGATATATGCGGTGGTTGACATGATGAACATTGACGACCCTGTTAAGACACTTAAGACTTTGAAAGACATGCCTGATATAGTAATCTTACACCGCGGCATAGACATGGAAACAGGAAGAACTCTTGGATTAGAACGTATCAAAGAGCTCAAACAAGCTTTTGCGGACAAAAAGTTTCTAGTGGCGGTTGCAGGTGGCATAATCCCAGAAACGGCAAAAGAAGCATTGGCAAAAGGCGCCGACATCTTGATCGTGGGAAGATACATAACTCAGTCTAAAGACGTGAAGCGCGCTGTAAGAGAGTTCTTAGAACTGACAAGAACAATGAGAGAAGACGTTGACTTGTACAGAGTTCACGTGGAATAACAAAGCGGGTATTTACGGCTAAATCGTTAAAAGTGATAATAGTATAGAATTTGCCACGTTGCAGTTTCGAATGTGAACAATTATGGCGGATGCTATAGCGGTTTTTTTATTAGTAGGTGCTATAATTGCCATCGGTTTCTTAGCGAACTTGTTGTTTAAGAAAGTTGGGCTTCCAAGTAGTTTGTTCCTGATTTTGATAGGTATAGTTCTAGGTCCTGTCTTGGGAGTGTTTTCTCTGGCTGATGTTGATCCTATCACTCCTTTTTTGACCACTCTCACATTGATGATGATACTTTTGAAGGTGGGCTTAACATGGATATTTACAAGGTTATTTCGCAAAGCTTTAGAGCCGCCATCCTTG comes from the Candidatus Bathyarchaeota archaeon genome and includes:
- a CDS encoding bifunctional 5,6,7,8-tetrahydromethanopterin hydro-lyase/3-hexulose-6-phosphate synthase, producing MKSVRVKKPVYLIGEALVGEGDEVAHIDLLIGDKCGPVGEAFASGMSNLSAGHTPLLAVIRPNLPPKPHTLLIPKVTVKNLEQVGKIFGPAQAAVAKAVADSVEDGVVPKDKVEDWVIVCSVFVHPNAKDYRKIYHYNYGATKLALKRALTKYPSLDKIMYDKDRAKHPIMGFKVPRLWRPPYLQIALDIPSLGRAKNIIQELPESDRLILEVGTPLLKKYGVKAIQDLREVARDVFIIADLKTLDVGKVEVDLAFEETADAVVVAGVAAKETLDGFIYEAKKLGIYAVVDMMNIDDPVKTLKTLKDMPDIVILHRGIDMETGRTLGLERIKELKQAFADKKFLVAVAGGIIPETAKEALAKGADILIVGRYITQSKDVKRAVREFLELTRTMREDVDLYRVHVE